The stretch of DNA AAGATCAAAAGCACTGACCCCGTGCCAATGCTCTTTTGTACCCTCGGCTATCTCATACCCTTTCCCTTTGGTGGTCTGTGCATGGATAAGCACCGGTTTACCCAGTGCTTTAGCTACTTCCATCGTCTCTATAAGAGATTCAATGTCATGTCCGTCTACGGGTCCAATGTATTCAATACCCATCTCTTCAAATATAATACCCGGCGTGATAAGCTTAAAAGACTCTTCAAACCTCTTTGCCATATAGGTCGCACCCTCAGGCAGATGATCAAGGACCTTTTCTACCCTGCCTTTGAATTTCTGGTAAAATGAACCGGCCATTGTTTGAGAAAGCAGTTTACTGATCGCACCGATTGGTTTGGCGATACTCATTTCATTGTCATTCAAGATGATCACTACAGGGTATTTTCTGTCGCCCAGTTCGTTCAGGGCCTCATACACCATCCCTGCACTCATACTTCCATCACCGATGAAGGCAACCGGTATTCTATCCTCACCTTTCAACGCTATAGCTTTAGCTGCACCTACTGCCAGTGAAATAGAGGTCGAACTATGCCCTGCCACATAATAATCATACTTGGACTCTTTAGGTTTGGTGTATCCGCAAATGCCGCCAAACTGCCGTAAAGAATCAAACCTGTCCCATCTGTCTGTCAAGAGCTTATGGGCATATGCCTGATGGCTGACATCAAAGATAAAAGGGTCCTTCTCTACATCAAACACTTTATGCATAGCCACGATCAGATCTGTTGCACCCATAGTAGAACTCAAGTGTCCCCCATTTTTACTTACCGTATCCAATATCTTTTGTCTGATATCTTCTGCTAAAGTATTGAGTTCATCTATCGAGTGTGCTTTTATATCTATCATCTTTTTATTTCCCTAGTAAATAGGCATTGAGCAGTTTTTTTGTGAAAACGATCTGTGTATCATCATACACCAAACCTAATTCATCTGCTAAATGTTTCAGTTCTTTTTTTGTTACTTTGTTCATCATAGTATGCTGGACTCTATGTTCGATAAAATCATCTAAAATAAAAGGTTTCACCTCTATTTCATCTGCTTTCACAACCTCTACTTTTTTCAAGCTATCACTTCTAAAAAGTGTTTAAAGAACACATCATTTTGTTTGACTGTTCCTATCGTGATTCTCATGGCATTCAACCCATAAGAAGCAAGGTTACGGATGATGACACCACGTTTAAGCAGAGCATCTGCTATCTTTGTAGCATCCATGGTTTCATCAAACATATAGGTGATAAAGTTCGTATAACTCTCTATATACTCAAATCCCTGCTCCTCTGCAAACGCCTCATACCGCTTGATCTGCTCCTGATGCAAAGCTATGGACTCTTCCACGAAACTGTTATCCTTGCATGCTTCTATAGCTACGGCCAAAGAGAGTGTAGAGATGTTGAATGGCGGTCTCATTTTATGGAGTTCTTTAATGAGTTCAGCCTGTGCGATACCGTATCCTACACGCATACCGCCCAAACCATGTGCTTTGGAAAATGTACCCAGATAGATGACATTCTCATACTTCAGCAGGTCATTTGGCGTAATTGCATATTGTGGATCTTTGGCTGCAGCATACTCCATATAAGCACCATCTACAACGACCAACGTATCCGAATCTACAGCATCAATGATCTTCAGAACCTCTTCTTTACTTGTTGCATCACCTGTAGGATTATTCGGCGTACAGAGGTAAATGATCTTTGGTCTATGCATACGGTAGGCTTCCATAAACTCATCATATTTATGCGTATAGCTTGCCGTACGAAGGATCTTTGCACCCATCTGTTTTGCATAGATCTCATACATGGCAAAGGTCACTGCAGACATCAGTACAGAAGCATTCTCATCCAAGAGTGCACGTGAGATGAACTCTATCACTTGGTCAGAACCTGCACCTATAATGATGTTGTTATCCTGAACATTAAACTTTCTGCTCAATGCAGCTTTAAGTTCGAACATACTGTCATCCGGGTAAAGGTGTGCAATATCCGCATTGGATCTGATCACTTTTGCAATAGCCGGGTTTGTACCTATCGGATTTTCATTTGATGCAAGTTTCACCACATCTTTAGCAGCAATACCAAATTCACGTACCACAAGCTCTATCGGTTTACCCGCTTCATACGTTTGTATATTCTCTAATACTTTGTTAAATTTCATACTGATTTTTCTCCCTCACTGCTTATTTCTTATTTTAAATATCGTCTATCTCTTTGACATAAGAACCTAATATTTTGATCTCATCTTTATGTTTTTCCAAAATAGGTTTGATATGTGCATCATTTTGGTGTCCATGAAACTCTATAAAAAAGATCGACTCCCCCTCTACGATATGCGACTTGATCTTTGTCAAATTCACATGTGCTTCTTCAAAATCATTGAGAAAATTCACTAAAGAGCCCGGTTTATTCGAAAGTCTTACCAATAAAGAGGTTTTATCATTTCCTGATGATGCATTTTCGAAGTCAGAGATAATGAAAAATCGTGTTCTATTGTTCGTATCATCTTCTACGTTATTGAAACGTATAGGCAGGTTATTCAACTTTGCTGCCACTGCAGGACAGAGTGCTGCTGCGGTTTCATCTTTCAAGGCAAGTTTTGCTGCTTTGACGGTAGATTCCACAGGAATATGTTCTACCTCATCCAGTCCCAGGTCCTGTAAAAACTTACGGCACTGTCCAAAAGCGATATCTTTAGAATAGATCTTTGTGATCTTTGTAATATCATCACTGACGGTAGCGAAGGCCATATGTACATCCAGACACACTTCAGCGATAATTTTTAGGTCATACTCATCCAGACAGTTGATCGTATCACTTACAATTCCGTTAGAAGAGTTTTCTATCGGAATC from Sulfurovum xiamenensis encodes:
- the hisC gene encoding histidinol-phosphate transaminase is translated as MKFNKVLENIQTYEAGKPIELVVREFGIAAKDVVKLASNENPIGTNPAIAKVIRSNADIAHLYPDDSMFELKAALSRKFNVQDNNIIIGAGSDQVIEFISRALLDENASVLMSAVTFAMYEIYAKQMGAKILRTASYTHKYDEFMEAYRMHRPKIIYLCTPNNPTGDATSKEEVLKIIDAVDSDTLVVVDGAYMEYAAAKDPQYAITPNDLLKYENVIYLGTFSKAHGLGGMRVGYGIAQAELIKELHKMRPPFNISTLSLAVAIEACKDNSFVEESIALHQEQIKRYEAFAEEQGFEYIESYTNFITYMFDETMDATKIADALLKRGVIIRNLASYGLNAMRITIGTVKQNDVFFKHFLEVIA
- the pheA gene encoding chorismate mutase, yielding MTLDELRDKIDNIDDALLKLYNERMELVHQVGEVKNTTGAPIYRPEREQAILNRLKSQNKGKLTDAAIDALFLEMFAVARNLELPEGVAYLGPEASFTHQAAESKFGAMSAYLPISSIPGVFREVKKGTAKFGVIPIENSSNGIVSDTINCLDEYDLKIIAEVCLDVHMAFATVSDDITKITKIYSKDIAFGQCRKFLQDLGLDEVEHIPVESTVKAAKLALKDETAAALCPAVAAKLNNLPIRFNNVEDDTNNRTRFFIISDFENASSGNDKTSLLVRLSNKPGSLVNFLNDFEEAHVNLTKIKSHIVEGESIFFIEFHGHQNDAHIKPILEKHKDEIKILGSYVKEIDDI